In Hamadaea flava, a genomic segment contains:
- a CDS encoding 5'-nucleotidase has translation MPYDLEKRLVIGIASSALFDLTQSDHVFRTHGEAAYRDYQQAKLAEPLNPGVAFPFVKRLLALNDLSPTPDDPVVEVVIMSKNDPDTGLRVMRSVEDHGLAISRAIFMRGRSPLKFIRALSMSLFLSANEEDVQEAIARGFPAGQVLPSTYTDDGDDDLRIAFDFDGVLADDGSEQIFSTRGLAEFRRHEQENATTPLERGPLSDLLREINKIQALEEKRKGEDAHYQIRLHVSIVTARNAPAHERPMASLKQWGVTVNDAFFLGGIEKHRILDVLKPHIFFDDQRLHLQSVTPCVHVPFGVANQLSVGEGQG, from the coding sequence ATGCCGTATGACCTTGAAAAGCGCTTGGTGATAGGTATCGCCTCCAGCGCCCTGTTTGACCTGACGCAATCCGACCATGTGTTCCGCACTCACGGTGAGGCCGCCTACCGCGACTATCAGCAGGCCAAGCTTGCCGAACCGTTAAACCCAGGCGTCGCGTTCCCCTTCGTCAAGCGACTCCTGGCTCTGAACGACCTGAGCCCCACTCCGGATGATCCGGTCGTCGAGGTAGTCATCATGTCCAAGAACGACCCGGACACCGGCCTCCGGGTGATGAGATCGGTAGAAGACCATGGACTTGCCATATCCAGGGCGATCTTCATGCGTGGACGATCTCCGCTCAAGTTCATCCGAGCCTTGAGCATGTCGTTGTTCCTGTCTGCCAACGAGGAAGATGTCCAGGAGGCGATTGCGAGAGGCTTTCCCGCCGGGCAGGTGCTGCCCTCCACCTACACCGACGACGGGGACGACGACCTGCGCATCGCATTCGATTTCGACGGAGTCCTCGCTGACGATGGCTCCGAGCAGATCTTTTCGACACGTGGCCTCGCGGAGTTCCGTCGGCACGAGCAAGAGAATGCGACGACGCCTCTGGAGCGTGGCCCTCTCAGCGATCTCCTCAGAGAGATCAACAAGATCCAGGCTCTGGAGGAGAAGAGGAAGGGCGAGGACGCGCACTACCAGATCCGGCTTCATGTATCGATCGTGACCGCGCGCAACGCGCCTGCGCACGAACGTCCGATGGCGAGCCTCAAACAGTGGGGCGTAACGGTCAACGATGCCTTCTTCCTCGGCGGAATCGAGAAACATCGCATCCTTGACGTGCTCAAGCCACACATCTTCTTCGACGATCAGCGACTGCACCTCCAGTCCGTCACGCCGTGCGTCCATGTGCCGTTCGGCGTCGCCAATCAGTTGTCGGTTGGCGAGGGTCAAGGATGA